DNA sequence from the Staphylococcus epidermidis genome:
CTGAATTTTCAAAATAATTTATGCGTAAAAGGTGCATGATGTTAGTTATGTTTAGTTGATTTTTTAACTAGCGCATCAAAACGTTTATTCACTTTTAACACTTAGTACATTTACTTGTTGTGATAGTTTTTTAAGAACAATTTTAAAAGTATCATCATCTTTAATATTGACTTTAAGTTTCATATTAGAAATTCCTTCTTTGTCTGAATGTTTAACATGAAGTTCATCAATATTACATTGTAAGCGAACGAAGGCGCTAGTAATTCTGTTCAAAGTACTCACTTGATCAACTAAT
Encoded proteins:
- a CDS encoding ACT domain-containing protein, with protein sequence MERTIHFTLVDQVSTLNRITSAFVRLQCNIDELHVKHSDKEGISNMKLKVNIKDDDTFKIVLKKLSQQVNVLSVKSE